From the genome of Nicotiana tabacum cultivar K326 chromosome 2, ASM71507v2, whole genome shotgun sequence:
acgATGGACGtcaattgtttacccgaaaaacggaagagttgaatttatacgtaattataaggatacgtggtataacttggtacaaatcgaaaaaataagtagaaatatatcgaatattgactgtaaaaaaaggaatgaaatacaaaccaaattaAGTAAAGAATGATTTATaaacaagcaagatgaatcaatgtccaaagtcctaaaaaggataatcTCTACATAAATATCAATAATCTTTGAAATGTGAGAGTGTATTGATGTCTCAATGTTGAAATGTCCTCATACAGAAATGATAGCCACTATTCATATAGTGGAgaaatcctactttggatataattaaaaatacatagtgaggatcttatgatagattagttaattagtttttccttaatttccgctgagattctctcccctagtgcggctACAACGACACTTTGTTCTTtagctcgatcttggtcggtcttggtattggtcggtctctggatttcgagctcgatattgactcgagctcggtattgatcggtctggATCTTGAGCTCGATAATGCCACTTCTCATcatagctcgatattgactcgagctcgacaTTGACTTGAGCTCGACCCTCGGCCcattatgttccaatcttgactaattaTACGAAAGAcaaactcgattttgaccgtatacaatattATAATAATATTAACTTGAATCTGCCGTACACCACTTGAAGTGATCTAATATGCATTTTTTTTTGGTAAGGAACGATCTAATATGCAGTGATGCGTACCTTggccttattttcttttcttcttttttttaaattatctttGTTCAAAAAATAAAGTAGCAGAAAAAGGTCGCCGTTATTCTTTTCTTCCATGAAAAGTAAGATTATGTGTTTGTGTGGTCTGAAAACCCTTTTTTATTCCACCAGATCTTTTCCATATTTTAACCAACATACCGTCCATATAGAATTTTACATTATTTGAGTCTCACAGTAACTTCAAACTTACAAAATTTTACTATGGTTCAATACTTCAATTTGTATTTTCAACTTACAGAGAATTTACTTTCTTCATGGTGAATTTCTCAATTTGGTCGGCAAATTCAGTCAATACTCAATATCATTATGTTCAAAAATTGAATAATTAATATAGGAAAGTGAGATAAAGTGAAATTCAATGAGAAGGAATGTAACACTTGCAAATTATTTGTATAATCTCCCTAAAAGGCAGTTTATTTGAGATACAATCTTTACTACATATGCAGCAGATCACAATATTTTTGAATAGCTTGATTCCACCACACAAAAAACAAAGAGCAAATAATGTATATAGTAGCTAGGTTTAATTTGTAAATACTTCTAAAATGTATCATTTTCTTTTCAAACTCCATCCTTCCTCTCGAATTGGAATTTAAGCAGTTGCAACTGGATCACTTTTCACAGTTTCCATGGCCTTGATCATGGCTTCAAACCTTGGCTCTTTGGCTTGAAACTTGAGTCCAGCATATAACTTCATATAATCATCAAACACAAACTTTGGATAAATTGCTTTGCTTTCCTCTGCCTCTTTCTCAACCAAAGTTGGTGCTGGAAATATTACTGCATCACTTCCTGGATTATAAAACGAAGCTAGTGACATCCGAGTTCCGTCTGTTTGTGTAATCACTCTGTGCATCACACTCTTGTATTTTCCATTGGTGATCACCTGATTTTTCAATTAATAATAACTACTCTTTTAGTATTTTCAAGCtagatttaacttatatatatatacttgcagTGTAAAAGAACAGACCTCAAGTTGGTCGCCAAGGTTAACGACAATAGAGTGGTGCATAGGAGGAACATCGATCCATTGGCCGTCTTTGAGGAGTTGAAGGCCACTCACTTTGTCATCTTGGAAGAGAAGGATTATGCCACCAGCATCTGTGTGGGCGCGCAGTCCTTTTATTAAATCTGGTTTTGGGCATGGTGGATAGTTGCTAACCTTAGTTCCAAAATTGGGACCTTTTGATCCATAAAAGACCTTTTTTAGGTAACCCTTTTCAAGTCCAAGATTTTCACATAGCAAGTCCAGTAACTCCTCTGCCAATTTTTCTAATCTTTTAGCAAAATCTCTCATGATTTCCCTGCATATGATCATTTGGGAAAACATTAATAAGAAACTTTATAAGTAATTTTTATGCTTCTATTCTTTGTCATGTCTCAATCCACATACATTTGGGGAACAGcccaaaagaattaaaagaataatAAAGGTGTAATGTCTGATGCATGTTCAGTACATCAAAATTGTCCTTTCCTGAAGAACCTCACAAGCTTGAGATCTTTGACAACTCAAAGGGCAGCccatgcactaagctcccgctatgcggaTGGTCCGAGGAAGGGCTGAACCACAAGGTCTATTGTACgtagtcttaccctgcatttctgcaagaggctgttagaattttattaatttataaattaaaaatttcaaaaatccaCAAGGCTTATGCTTTATGGCTGAGGGCTTACGCCTCACCTCATAAAAGGTAAAATTGCTCGTCTCACGCCtccgccttttaaaacattggtcACAAagtattttttgttcttttttagtGTATAGCTTCTGTTACGTTTGTGCTTATTTATGGAGAGAGTAGAGACCAATAGCAACAGATAATGAAAACTCTGATCTTAAAAGTAACGATGTTATccatatttatataaaaatatttaaatcttTTATAtaatggaaattttaaaaaaatacaaagaacCTTTATTTCTATTTAGTACATCTTAATATATTTAATTACGGATATACCTCAGGTATAGTGTAAGATTTCCATAAAATACAAGGCATATCCGAAATAGAGATTATTACAGGGTATTTAGTGTAATTATAAGAAAAAACGATTTATGCGTGGCTTTAGCATCTATACCCGATTTTGGGATCACAATTGAACCTATACCGACTTTGCAAAATAAATTTGCAAGCCTACCCACTTTATGATCAATTTCAGACTTAtcagtttgaagttaaaaaaattaGTCTGAAGTAAAGAAATTATACTTCAGATACACTTAAGGCAAAATAgatctgaagtgcaacaaatgttttcatgcacttaaggctaatAAATCTGAAGTGAAAAAAATTGTACTTCAGATATACTTAAGACCAAATAAGTATGAAGTGCAACTAATAGTTTcgtgcacttaaggccaataagtatgaagtgaaaaattgcactttagatgcacttaagcccaaaaggtctgaagtgcaacaaacgttttcctacgcttaaggccaataagtctgaagtgaataattatacttcagatgcacttaaggccaaaaggtctaaaGTGCaacacttaaggccaaataggcatGAAGTACAAATTGCCCAGAAACAGAAATTTGTTCTCGAattttaacaatccaatatacgatttaatacctaaatctactccaaatgagctcaaatttgaaacataacctctaaatatcatcaataacaaatTTCAATCATCAATTTATTagaacaacaataaatctaacgaATCCATTTTgctattaagaaaaaaaaaaaaaaaccctaaataataataaaagttaaagtgtCACAACAGCCCCTAccgtaaaatattataaattatcttaaaatatattcacaaacaTCTTATAAAATTACGGTTAACCGAGGAAGAATGAAGAGA
Proteins encoded in this window:
- the LOC107759913 gene encoding 1-aminocyclopropane-1-carboxylate oxidase-like — its product is MENFPIINLEKLNGSERADTMEMIKDACENWGFFELVNHGIPHEVMDTVEKMTKGHYKKCMEQRFKELVAGKGLEAVQAEVTDLDWESTFFLRHLPVSNISEVPDLDDQYREIMRDFAKRLEKLAEELLDLLCENLGLEKGYLKKVFYGSKGPNFGTKVSNYPPCPKPDLIKGLRAHTDAGGIILLFQDDKVSGLQLLKDGQWIDVPPMHHSIVVNLGDQLEVITNGKYKSVMHRVITQTDGTRMSLASFYNPGSDAVIFPAPTLVEKEAEESKAIYPKFVFDDYMKLYAGLKFQAKEPRFEAMIKAMETVKSDPVATA